From Camelina sativa cultivar DH55 chromosome 5, Cs, whole genome shotgun sequence:
gagattagttccactTTTCCATgtaacggtttaaaattattaataatccCAACAGTTGCatattattaatcgtgtcttttcgtcgtGTCCCTATCTTTCAAAAATTACACTTCTTAagttttgcatctctttgttgtacctccatgtttcaaaaatcacatctatCCTttatttttacacctttttatttcatatttctaCGTTTatacctctttgttgtacctcaaTGTTTCAAATATCacatcatattaatttttacacctttttatttcacaactttttgtttttgttactctttgtttatataaagttccAATGTGTTAATACAACAAatgttttgtttcgttttttactcaaaatgtagaattaacaatgttaattatttcaaatttttacttTACCGTGCAGCAACGCACGGGCCGACATCCTAGttgatataaaacaaaaaaaaaaccttaaagttagtgttatttatttataaaaagatttGGGTCACACGTAAAGTCTAACATCAACTATATGATTTATTTCGTATTATTATATAGTCAAAGAACCCCAAACGTAAATTAGATTTGTTGAAGTATGACGGAAGCAAAACATGCATCCACGACCTCTGTTTTGAAAATAAGATCTTAATTTTTATGAACGTGAAGAGATGAaatgtcttttacaaacagagCAAACACGTCTTCGACACTTTCCCCCATATTTCCCGATTTGCCCATCCTTCCATAACGCTGCCCTctgaaattgaattaaaaaaaaaatcaaaatctgttTCTCAAATTCAATTTCTGGAGATTTTCGAAttcgtttgttgttgttgaagaagaacacaaatgGAAGAAAGAAACGGAGGAAACAACAAAATGAATCGGAAGAGAACAATGACGATGAACTGGGAAGGATTAGGTGATttcgaagaagacgaagacgacgaaaGGTTCTTCGAAACTCATGATCGTCTCTCTTCTGCTTTACCTTTCGACATGTCTGTTGCTAATTCCTCTTCTTccgacgacgaagacgaagattTCGACGATTgtcgtctctctttctcctccgCCGTCTCTTCCTTAACCACCGCCTCTAGAAAGTTCCGTACGCCGTCCATGTCTCCTGATTACGATATCTGGATGGCTGCTCCCGGATCGATTTCTGAACGACGTCGCCGTCTTCTCCACGGCATGGGACTTGCTAGCAATAAAGATATGGTCAGTGCTGCTGTTTCCATCCGCCGCGTTGTTTCTAACGCTGCTACTGCTAGTAACGGTGAAGataataaaaagatgaagatgaagggTAAGATTAAGAATGGTGAACCGGAGATTGAAGATcacgatcatcatcatcatcatgacaACGTTCCGGTTATGCTTGCTAGGTCGAGATCAGAATCTGATATCGAGAGGTTCTTGATTGAGAGAAGGAGGAAAGATGAGATTTTAGGGAAAGTCTCAAAGCAGAGACTCACGAGAACCTATTCTGCTATTGGAGCTACACGGACGAGGATTTGTCATTACCAAACTCCGATCAGACAATCACCCCCTGCTGTTTGTCGTAACGGTAAGGCTTCCCgcgttggtggtggtggttcagAGGCGTTGACGTCAGCGGTTGGTGCGTTTTTCTTGATTAAGAATCTTGATACAGGGAAAGAGTTTATAGTGAATGAGTATGATGAAGATGGGATGTGGAATAGGCTTAGTGATTTACAAACAGGGAAGCAATTAACTTTGGAGGAGTTTGAGAAATGTGTTGGCTACTCACCTGTGGTTAAAGAGCTTATGCGTAGAGAGAATGTGAACAGGATTAACTACGAACCTATTATGGATTTAAGGAAGTTTAATTCGTATCTTTCCAAGAGTGTGAGGTTGAGTAAGAGAAGAGGAGCAGCCTTGTTGAAGAACATTAAAGGTGTTGCTCATTCCATGAGTTTACGTGTTGCGGATAAAGATGGAAACGATGGAAGCACCTCCACGGATAGTCCTAGGAAAGGGAAAGATAGTAATAAACATGGTAAAGCTAATGAGTGGGTGAAAGTGAGACCTACAGGGAAGTCTTATAAAGAATTGAGTGCTTTGCATATGTGTCAAGAGATTCAAGCTCATGAAGGTGCGGTTTGGACTATCAAGTTTAGTCAAGATGCTCATTATCTTGCGAGTGGAGGAGCTGATAGAGTCATTCATGTGTGGGAGGTTCAAGAATGTGAACTGATGTCTATGAATGAAGGGAGTCTTACTCCTATTCATCCTTCGCTTTGTGACTCGTCtggggaaagatcatgtggtggaAATGAGATGacagacaagaaaaagaaagggaaaagtGCCTCGGGGAGAAGAAGCAATCACATTCCGGATTACGTGCATGTTCCTGAAACCGTCTTCTCCTTTTCTGATAAGCCTGTTTGCTCTTTGAAAGGTCATTTGGATGCTATTTTGGATCTGTCATGGTCTAaatctcagcttcttctttcgTCTTCCATGGACAAAACAGTCAGGTTATGGGATCTAGAAACCAAAACATGTCTCAAATTGTTTGCCCACAATGACTACGGTGAGATACACATCTTTTTTATCCAGTCAGGCTATAATTTTGCTGCATACACTTTTGACCATTTTTACATTGATTCAACAGTGACATGTATTCAGTTCAGTCCAGTGGATGAAAATTATTTCTTAAGTGGATCACTTGACGCTAAGATAAGGATATGGAGCATACAAGATCGACATGTTGTGGAATGGAGTGATCTCCATGAAATGGTCACTGCTGCTTGTTACACTCCAGACGGTCAGGtaatttgctctgtttcttgcaGTAGTCTTTAAAATCCAATCCATTGCTGTTTTCTAATGATGgacattttggttttttttcggATTGAAGGGTGCACTTATCGGGTCACATAAAGGAATTTGCCGTGCTTACGATACAGAAGGTTCTTCCTAAGCTCTTTCTGATTCAAAACATCACTTCCTATAGTTGAATACTCCTTTTCATTGCTatgcgtttttttttcttcttcttctgtagaACAGATTGTAAGCTAAATCAAACTAGTCAGATTGATGTTCAGAGCAATAAGAAATCACAAGCGAGAAGGAAGATCACTAGTTTTCAGGTTCGTGtccttaaaaaccaaaactcctCTTTAAGACTTGAGTAAACAAACACCATAAAATGTTTACAAGTTGATGCATTATATAGTTTTCCCCGGTGAATCCATCCGAAGTTCTTGTCACATCAGCTGATTCACGGATTCGAATTTTAGACGGTTCTGAAGTTATTCACAAATTCAAAGGTAAATACTCTACAAGCACCAGTACGCAGAGagctaacaacaacaacaaaaactgatACTTTTTGTTGACAGGCTTTAGAAACACGTGCAGCCAACTCTCTGCTTCGTATAGCCAAGACGGGAAATACATAATCTGTGCGAGCGAAGACTCTCAGGTTTACTTGTGGAAGAACGACAGTCACCGAACAAGATCAACAGTCACAACACAATCTCACGAACATTTTCACTGCAAAGATGTCTCAGCCGCGGTTCCTTGGCACGGTCATGTTAGAGGGGAGCCACCACCAGTTCAGATTCACTCTAAACGCCACTCAAAGCGCATATCAACTTCAAGCCAGCCTTCATCCTCCACAAGCTCACCAACAAGAGAAGAATACTCGGCGACAGCACCAACTACATCCAACCGCAATAAAAAACCGGGGTTACCTCCAATGCCTAAGAAAGCCGCTACGCAAAGTCCTCTGCAACCAGAGGAAGAGGCGGGACCGGAGCTGGGAAGCTGCAGCGCGTCGTCGAGTATGAACGGTTCAGAGCAGCATTCATCAAGGTTTGGGGAATCCCCATCGATAAACACATCGTCAAGGTTATCTTCATGGTCGTGGTTCGACGGTGGTGGCCACGGTCCACACACTGTACAGCCAACGGCTTGGGGGATGGTGATTGTAACGGCTACAGTTCATGGAGAGATCAGATCTTATCAAAACTTTGGCTTACCAAGAAGAATCGGTCGCCAAACGACACTCTTTTGATTTCAAAGGAACAAATCGGCGTTTCTTTTCTTGACTTGTAACTTTGTTTCTTGTAGAGTACGTAAAGAAACTGTCTTATAGTGTTGAGAACCTCTCTCGAcgttcatttttatttttgtatttgtatcatcaacacaaacaaaaagttgtgtAGTTCTCCAAATAGaaatcaaaaaaacaatttgctcctcttttgttttctgcGTTTTCTCGATCTCTACATCTATTTGATAACAAACGATTGAATATacgaaaaagaataaaaaaacgaaagtaAATTGAATATTGTTCTGTAAATTACtatgtatataaaaatctaCAAGCTACATCATCGAAAAATTAACGATgctgtgatgatgatgttgtgatGACCGTCATTGTTGATGTTatcatgatgattgatgatggcCAGTGTTGGTCAAACTTGGAACATCATTTGTTCCCGTTTGACTATTTTCTAGATCAAAAGCATCGGACAGATACGTCTCCTCTCCGCAATTGCTGCAACCAGAGATGACACAACATACGAGAAGAATGGCAGCAAGACAAGCGAGGACTATGAATGTAACGAAAGCAATATCCATCTTGTATATTTTAGTATAGGAAGAGCAGATTAGGTTTTGGGTTTAGAGAACAATCTTGATGTATTATATTTGACTCAATCtagaaaaatcatatttattagTTGGTAAATATGAGACTgatatctttaatatttttacccaaaaagaaaaaaaaaatcattaatactCCCAAATAGTGTTATTCTAGAGATTTTTCCATGTTTTACAAAGAGTATCATTTTACAATTTAATGtgtttttacattaaattttttaatttacctCTTAACCCAAAGCTCATTTTCATTCAATTTAAACCATTAGGCACTTATTAAAAATGGACAAACATGTATAGTTCTATCTTTTCTTAATTGATGTGAAtggtgtcaaaatgacactatTTGTGAATCAGATGGAGCACTAAagtctaattatattatatgaaacCTAATTCTATTTGGAAGGTAATCTTGAGGTTAAATAGCAGTGCAAGTATATTAATTTTCAAGATAACAGTGAATATTAAAGGATAACGGATAACAAGAGTGCAATTTAACattatctttttactttttattttaatttcaaaacttaCAGCTGCATTTTGCATATATTGATTGGTAAAATTTAagctttttaattaatatttatggtttgatataaaattttcaaaatggtTTATTGGGAAAATcagtgtatatttttaaatttttggattttgtttttttcaataatcACTAAAGTTACAAAAGTGGCATCGCAACCGTTCATAGGAAGGAACGAAAACAATGAAATCATTACTGCGAAAAGGACCAAATGGTTATTTTCAAGATGCCCAATCACACGTACACGTACTGATGTACTTGTGAATTGTGATACAATGATGATAAATATTACTTCCACACGTCAAACTTGTCACCTAAAACTTCAAAGTGATATAGGAGTACGTAGGATAAGTTTGTATCCATATATGTAGAGTGGATATCCTCAAATGTTAGGATTACAGAACTATCAAAATCCGGATTCGATTTTCAGTTTTAGTTGTCAAGCAGTAAGAAAACACTGATTTAATGACAATAATAAATTACCAGGGTACAATAGAGTCAAAAATTCATAACTTAATTACTAGGCAGTGCCGTTCCTCATGTATATTGAAAAGGGCATTTGCTCAAGGCCccataatacaaaaaaattgtaaggtcaaatatattttttaagttagCTTATGTGTTTAGTTTGAAAATGTGTTTAcgctttttattttaaaaatctataatattttgtttgttattaattcttcttatttcatatttcataattttttatttgcattattaaagtattttataattttttaaatgtttgaaggaaaatgaaaaactacataaaagttgaaaacttgtattaaaaatttatacgaaaagatattattaattaactaacaaaatgctaatgTATAATAGCAAATAAAATAGTCTCTCAAATATCATGCCATCTATTTTTATTGTCAcattagcattttgttagtGTGGTTGAAAATTTTCAACTTTAATTTCATGTGGTTTTTCAATTTTACTTTCAAACATCTAATACATTATAAAATACAtacgtaaaaatattttacttatgttttgtttatattttacatttgttttgcttagtttttgttaatatctactccctctgtctcacaaagattgaagtttaggattttacacacatattaagacagagagaatatatgatttatttttctaatactttttCACTTTCCCACCTTCCCACTTTTACACTCCATACACTCTACAGCAtcagtaatcattaaaacaaaaatttattaaaaatattcaaaacatcaatcttgttGGGACAAAGAAAATTCTCtaaaacttcaatctttgtgagacagagggagtattcaatatttcaaagaaccaaaaaatgactaatttgctgccatatataaacaatcacacttacaatttaaatttatataaaatttaatgtaaactatATTCAATGTATCAAGCAATcagataatttatatatatgtagatgattttttcatagtcacaaaataatataaatatataaacaactaaaaGTATATATCATCTACGTTTCTGATGGGTAatcatctattatatatatatcatttttaaatttttttaacacgaaataaaaccaattttttcgCCCCTAACCCTATATGAACATAAGCATGGCAATGTTACTAGGATTGAATAATGAGTGTGatctatatattataatcaTCAAGGttctagaaaattaaaattatcatAGGAAACAAAACCGTGTGGTACAAGTCCTCTTGTTGATCAATTATTGTATGATAGCAGTGTTGGTCAATTATTGAAGGGGTAAGTTTGttcgaaaacaaaacaaaacaaaacaaaagtactAATCAAGAATAATAGAAGATGAGAAGGTGACAGCTCATCgtcttaaaactcttttttgtGTTGGTCCTATCATAAGTAATCAGTAATCACATGATTCTTTTGTTCAAAGTTGGTCGTAAATCAATAGCTGTATTCACTGCATCTACACCACACACATGCCTTTGGCTTTAGTTTTCTTTCGTATCATTCTCATCAACTCTTGTACTTGCAACAAGTTCCAAATGAAGGGGTAAAGATAATTATCTACTAGTCGGGTTAAANNNNNNNNNNNNNNNNNNNNNNNNNNNNNNNNACCTTAATCACAATCATAATTTACTAGCAATTGagtaataattttgatttatttataataatcaaCCAGGTTctagaaaatttaattatcataGGAAACAAAACCGTGTGGTACAAGTCCTCTTGTTGATCAATTATTGTATGATAGCATTGTTGGTCAATTATTGAAGGGGTAAGTTTGttcgaaaacaaaacaaaacaaaagtactAATCAAGAATAATAGAAGATGAGAAGGTGACAGCTCATCgtcttaaaactttttttttgtgttggtccTATCATAAGTAATCAGTAATCACATGATTCTTTTGTTCAAAGTTGGTCGTAAATCAATAGCTGTATTCACTGCATTTACACCACACACATGCCTTTGGCTTTAGTTTTCTTTCGTATCATTCTCATCAACTCTTGTACTTGCAACAAGTTCCAAATGAAGGGGTAAAGATAATTATCTACTAGTCGGGTTAAAACAACTTAAACAAGATCATATAGTTTTTTAAACCAGAAAGCTTATACGATACTGCCAAAATACGTATATATCTCTAAACAATTGTTgtataatttattgtattttatgttgttatatttcgcaaaagaaaaagaaaaaccttatAAGATTAACATAATTTTGGGTGTATGTAAGTAAATATGTTACGGTTTTATTTTCTAACGATAAATTTTTCAGAATGTATAATTATTTTGAGTATGTCTACTATGTTTGACAAATTGATGGTAAACCTAAAATTATGTAGTCAGAAAAAGTGCATTGTTTTAGTTCCGGTTTGACGATGACTCAAATTGAACACGTAACGCAACTGTATATgtattctaaaaatattttaattaatgaaatgatatggccaaaaattaaaattgttaactGAAAATTgccgaaaaagaaaagaaaaaaatgggaagCACGTAAAAGTTGAACACCGCGTTGGCTTTTTCTCCTCTATATAAAGCCTTTTGCCTCTAATCTTTCTccttccctttcttcttcttctgcctttGTTTGGCCTCTCACGCCTTGTCCTCTGCGTTTTCATTAGCTAAGCTAAGCCATTTGTTTCTTAGATCAGGTTcgataatatattacatagatacttcttcttttcttttctttttgtgtttgctATTAATTCTCACTTTTTTTATGACTTGATTTCCAAATTTATGGAAACTTTAGGTTACATGCATTTACGCAAAACTTGAAGAAATTCTTGTTACTAAATGGCTTCATAGTTCATATGATAAAACTACATTGTTCATAACTACATATAATCTGTTAATTGCTATAGAGGTTCTCAACCACGTCAAATTGTAGGTTTTAATCTTTCGTTACGTCTTGATTATTTctgatatactttttttttttttttgtgcgaaGTTAAAAGACCATAATTGTATTTTTCGTTCCCTGTACTTAaattctttttggtttataaaaactATTATGAACATTTTAGATCAAATTAAGTGAATATGTTTATTGTACTATTTAAGATTATGAGTGGTCGGTGTGACACCAGCCAATCAAACATAATTCTTATCCCCAAACATATGGAGATGAGTTAAACTTGCACACTTTGGCTGTTTGGTTCCCACCACTTTTGTCtgaatctctgtttcttcctcttctttgattATTAAGCATCATTGTCACTGAGTCTAATAAGATTCTCTCTTTATATAAAGATTCTCGAGGAGTGAGTAAAACAAGCGATAATCATCTCTCATCATCGACTAAATATGGAGATTGAGCTTTCAAAATATGATACCCTTCTATTTGGTAAGACACTCGTTGCTCTGTTCTTTTTTCCTTCGGaaaattttctctgttttgttatcTGAAACAATATCTgtatttttgtggaaattttgtAGATCTTGATGATACCCTTTATCCACTTAGCTCTGGAATTGCAAAAGAATGTGGAAAAAACATCAAAGGTGACTTTTGTTTATCCGAAATCAATTTCTTGTTCTGCAAGTCACTAcgttttctttaaaaaatttgttgtttcttttgttgtagaTTACATGGTAGAGAAGCTTGGAATCGACAAGAATAAGATCCTGGAGTTATCTAATTCACTTTACAAAAATTATGGAACTACCATGGCCGGTCTTCGAGTAAATtttacttttctcttttgaacTTAAATGAATCCATAGCTTAATTCTTAACCGAgtttaatcataattattttcagGCGATAGGTTATAACTTCGATTATGACGAGTATcacaggtatatatatacacaaaatctCATCGCACAGTATACCAAGTCATAGGATGATTCTgaatttctcttgttttttcctAACAGTTTTGTACATGGGAGACTACCTTATGAGAACATCAAGCCAGATCCCATTTTGAGAAGTCTCTTACTTAGCCTACCTCTTCGCAAGATCGTAATCATTCTTCTCAACTTAATcattcctacaaaaaaaaaatctcaatcaaaAGTCTTATCTTTAAAttctctcatatatatttctctGTCACAATTTTTTTCAGATCTTCACAAACGCAGATAAGTTGCACGCAGCAAGAGCACTAGAGAGGCTAGGGTTAGAGGACTGTTTCGAAGGAATACTTTGCTTTGAATCATTAAATTCTACTAGTAATCGTGAAAACGTTAGTTATGACAAGAATGAGATCTTCGACATCATCGGATACTTATCCGATCATGAACAGACAGTTTCCGCTTTACCTAAGACACCTATTGTCTGCAAACCATCTGAAACCGCCATAGCAAAGGCTCTTGAAATCGCCAACATCGACCCTCAAAGAACCGTTAGTACCTCTCTTTAAGAGTTGACATAATACTTTAGACGgccatttgtttgtttttaatggGTTGTTGTTTCTTGTAGTTGTTCTTCGATGACAGTGTTCGAAACATACAGGCCGGTAAACGCGTTGGTCTGGATACTGTTCTGGTAAGTCTTTAAAAAAACACGTTTCATCATTTACTCTAAGTAGTAAAAAGGTCGAGACTATAATGGAGTGATGTGAATTGTTTTGGTGTAGGTGGGAACTTCACAGAGAATGAAATATGCAGATTATGCGTTAGAAAACATTCATAACCTTAAGGAGGCTTTGCCAGAGCTCTGGGTATCAGAGACTAAGCCTGAACAAGTTAGCTACACCGCAAAGCTTGCCGTTGAAACTCCGGTTATAGCCTAATAAATTAAACTCCGGTTATTTGAAGAATCCAGCAGTAATTTAAAAATCTCTGTTGTAGTTTTTGTAAATAACCTTTTTCCTTCTGGCTcaagtttattaattaattaaataataaaaatcagattatCGGATCAAATGATACAAAACGCTGGACTAAAAAAATCGGCCTTGGCCCAATACAATATAAGGCCCGTTTAAAGCGCAttggaataaaataaaataaagtttcaaataattcaaaagatAAGGTGACGTGGCGTAAAATCAGAAATTTCGATATCTTctactcactctctctctctctagtcatCGTCTGAGCTAAACCAAATTCTCCAGTCAATGgcgatgatgacgacgacgacgacaacgAAAACATTCTTCCATCCACAGCTTCCTGCTAACACTCACAAATCCGGAGCTGTAGCTTCTTCCTTCGTCTCAGTTCCTCGTTCGTCGTCTCTTCAATTTCGCTCACTTGTTTCGGATTCAACATC
This genomic window contains:
- the LOC104785724 gene encoding WD repeat-containing protein 44-like, which gives rise to MEERNGGNNKMNRKRTMTMNWEGLGDFEEDEDDERFFETHDRLSSALPFDMSVANSSSSDDEDEDFDDCRLSFSSAVSSLTTASRKFRTPSMSPDYDIWMAAPGSISERRRRLLHGMGLASNKDMVSAAVSIRRVVSNAATASNGEDNKKMKMKGKIKNGEPEIEDHDHHHHHDNVPVMLARSRSESDIERFLIERRRKDEILGKVSKQRLTRTYSAIGATRTRICHYQTPIRQSPPAVCRNGKASRVGGGGSEALTSAVGAFFLIKNLDTGKEFIVNEYDEDGMWNRLSDLQTGKQLTLEEFEKCVGYSPVVKELMRRENVNRINYEPIMDLRKFNSYLSKSVRLSKRRGAALLKNIKGVAHSMSLRVADKDGNDGSTSTDSPRKGKDSNKHGKANEWVKVRPTGKSYKELSALHMCQEIQAHEGAVWTIKFSQDAHYLASGGADRVIHVWEVQECELMSMNEGSLTPIHPSLCDSSGERSCGGNEMTDKKKKGKSASGRRSNHIPDYVHVPETVFSFSDKPVCSLKGHLDAILDLSWSKSQLLLSSSMDKTVRLWDLETKTCLKLFAHNDYVTCIQFSPVDENYFLSGSLDAKIRIWSIQDRHVVEWSDLHEMVTAACYTPDGQGALIGSHKGICRAYDTEDCKLNQTSQIDVQSNKKSQARRKITSFQFSPVNPSEVLVTSADSRIRILDGSEVIHKFKGFRNTCSQLSASYSQDGKYIICASEDSQVYLWKNDSHRTRSTVTTQSHEHFHCKDVSAAVPWHGHVRGEPPPVQIHSKRHSKRISTSSQPSSSTSSPTREEYSATAPTTSNRNKKPGLPPMPKKAATQSPLQPEEEAGPELGSCSASSSMNGSEQHSSRFGESPSINTSSRLSSWSWFDGGGHGPHTVQPTAWGMVIVTATVHGEIRSYQNFGLPRRIGRQTTLF
- the LOC104785725 gene encoding uncharacterized protein C24B11.05-like, with the translated sequence MEIELSKYDTLLFDLDDTLYPLSSGIAKECGKNIKDYMVEKLGIDKNKILELSNSLYKNYGTTMAGLRAIGYNFDYDEYHSFVHGRLPYENIKPDPILRSLLLSLPLRKIIFTNADKLHAARALERLGLEDCFEGILCFESLNSTSNRENVSYDKNEIFDIIGYLSDHEQTVSALPKTPIVCKPSETAIAKALEIANIDPQRTLFFDDSVRNIQAGKRVGLDTVLVGTSQRMKYADYALENIHNLKEALPELWVSETKPEQVSYTAKLAVETPVIA